A genomic region of Nymphaea colorata isolate Beijing-Zhang1983 chromosome 2, ASM883128v2, whole genome shotgun sequence contains the following coding sequences:
- the LOC116246982 gene encoding probable beta-1,4-xylosyltransferase IRX9H isoform X1: protein MPIERILAAVVSMIFNFVMGFCLQRGRSLESAKSRAHGWKRAFLHFSLCFIFGLLIGLTPTITLDFLPNLDLGHRKLPTGLNRESKGFAGSRNQSIESLFLNAIAGREPRLRKETGNGTTENFTTSARVDELQKLLIVASPTYSRSFQAYYLNRLAHTLRLVPPPLLWIVVETSLQTAETARLLRRTGVMYRHLVSDKNFTSVRDRGIHQRNVALAHIEKHRLDGIVYFADDDNEYSKDLFQYIRNIRRFGTWPVATLVKTESWPLIEGPVCNGSQVIGWHTSLKNKSVRRFPIDMSAFAFNSTVLWDPKRWQRHAVQPIWQQDTVKVGFQELTALIDRVVEDESQMEGIPPGCSRVLVWKLHMEAPALSSPNGLVVQK from the exons ATGCCGATTGAGAGGATATTGGCCGCTGTGGTATCcatgattttcaattttgtgaTGGGCTTCTGTTTGCAGAGAGGTCGGAGCTTGGAGAGTGCAAAATCAAGAGCACATGGGTGGAAGAGAGCCTTCTTGCATTTCTCATTATGTTTTATATTTGGGCTTCTAATTGGACTTACTCCCACTATCACACTGGATTTCCTTCCAAATCTTGACTTGGGGCATCGAAAATTACCAACAGGTTTGAATAGGGAGAGCAAGGGTTTTGCTGGAAGCAGGAATCAATCAATTGAATCACTCTTTTTGAATGCTATTGCTGGTCGGGAACCGCGACTGAGAAAAGAGACAGGGAATGGGACTACTGAAAATTTTACTACATCAGCCCGTGTTGATGAGCTCCAGAAATTGTTGATAGTTGCAAGTCCAACATATAGTCGCTCCTTCCAAGCATATTATTTGAATCGTCTCGCTCATACTTTGAGACTTGTCCCTCCTCCTTTGCTTTGGATTGTAGTGGAGACCTCTTTGCAGACTGCTGAAACTGCTAGGTTGTTAAGGAGAACTGGGGTGATGTATAGACATCTCGTTTctgataaaaattttacaagcgTAAGAGATAGGGGCATTCACCAGAGAAATGTTGCTCTTGCTCACATTGAAAAGCATCGACTGGATGGGATTGTGTACTTTGCAGATGATGATAATGAATACTCTAAGGATCTCTTTCAATATATAAGGAACATAAG ACGTTTTGGAACTTGGCCTGTTGCCACGCTTGTGAAAACGGAAAGCTGGCCTCTAATAGAAGGCCCTGTTTGCAATGGAAGCCAGGTTATTGGGTGGCATACAagcttaaaaaataaaagcgtCCGGAGATTTCCTATTGATATGTCGGCCTTCGCCTTCAATAGTACAGTACTATGGGACCCTAAAAGGTGGCAACGTCATGCTGTTCAGCCCATATGGCAACAGGACACAGTCAAGGTTGGTTTCCAA GAATTAACTGCATTAATAGATCGAGTAGTTGAAGATGAAAGCCAAATGGAGGGCATACCACCTGGCTGTTCACGTGTTCTGGTTTGGAAGCTTCACATGGAAGCGCCGGCACTCTCTTCTCCAAATGGCTTGGTTGTGCAAAAATAA
- the LOC116246982 gene encoding probable beta-1,4-xylosyltransferase IRX9H isoform X2, whose protein sequence is MPIERILAAVVSMIFNFVMGFCLQRGRSLESAKSRAHGWKRAFLHFSLCFIFGLLIGLTPTITLDFLPNLDLGHRKLPTGLNRESKGFAGSRNQSIESLFLNAIAGREPRLRKETGNGTTENFTTSARVDELQKLLIVASPTYSRSFQAYYLNRLAHTLRLVPPPLLWIVVETSLQTAETARLLRRTGVMYRHLVSDKNFTSVRDRGIHQRNVALAHIEKHRLDGIVYFADDDNEYSKDLFQYIRNIRRFGTWPVATLVKTESWPLIEGPVCNGSQVIGWHTSLKNKSVRRFPIDMSAFAFNSTVLWDPKRWQRHAVQPIWQQDTVKELTALIDRVVEDESQMEGIPPGCSRVLVWKLHMEAPALSSPNGLVVQK, encoded by the exons ATGCCGATTGAGAGGATATTGGCCGCTGTGGTATCcatgattttcaattttgtgaTGGGCTTCTGTTTGCAGAGAGGTCGGAGCTTGGAGAGTGCAAAATCAAGAGCACATGGGTGGAAGAGAGCCTTCTTGCATTTCTCATTATGTTTTATATTTGGGCTTCTAATTGGACTTACTCCCACTATCACACTGGATTTCCTTCCAAATCTTGACTTGGGGCATCGAAAATTACCAACAGGTTTGAATAGGGAGAGCAAGGGTTTTGCTGGAAGCAGGAATCAATCAATTGAATCACTCTTTTTGAATGCTATTGCTGGTCGGGAACCGCGACTGAGAAAAGAGACAGGGAATGGGACTACTGAAAATTTTACTACATCAGCCCGTGTTGATGAGCTCCAGAAATTGTTGATAGTTGCAAGTCCAACATATAGTCGCTCCTTCCAAGCATATTATTTGAATCGTCTCGCTCATACTTTGAGACTTGTCCCTCCTCCTTTGCTTTGGATTGTAGTGGAGACCTCTTTGCAGACTGCTGAAACTGCTAGGTTGTTAAGGAGAACTGGGGTGATGTATAGACATCTCGTTTctgataaaaattttacaagcgTAAGAGATAGGGGCATTCACCAGAGAAATGTTGCTCTTGCTCACATTGAAAAGCATCGACTGGATGGGATTGTGTACTTTGCAGATGATGATAATGAATACTCTAAGGATCTCTTTCAATATATAAGGAACATAAG ACGTTTTGGAACTTGGCCTGTTGCCACGCTTGTGAAAACGGAAAGCTGGCCTCTAATAGAAGGCCCTGTTTGCAATGGAAGCCAGGTTATTGGGTGGCATACAagcttaaaaaataaaagcgtCCGGAGATTTCCTATTGATATGTCGGCCTTCGCCTTCAATAGTACAGTACTATGGGACCCTAAAAGGTGGCAACGTCATGCTGTTCAGCCCATATGGCAACAGGACACAGTCAAG GAATTAACTGCATTAATAGATCGAGTAGTTGAAGATGAAAGCCAAATGGAGGGCATACCACCTGGCTGTTCACGTGTTCTGGTTTGGAAGCTTCACATGGAAGCGCCGGCACTCTCTTCTCCAAATGGCTTGGTTGTGCAAAAATAA